AGAGAATGTTATTTGGTTCTCCAAATGTAGCATTGATTTAACCATTACCTGTTTCTGGTGATACCAAGGTCTCCACGGCTTAGTGATTGGTAGACCCAGAGTATCTAAACTGTATCTTGTTGACAATACTGGAACTCTCCCATCCGTATCTCCACTGAAATATAGTCCATCACAAATTATACACGTCAAGTTAACTACATTGATCATGGCCAATTTTAATTGTTATGGATACATTAATAATGACTCCAATTACCTGTAAACCCAAATTCTGAGCCCTGCTTCAATAAGCTTCTTATATATGGGAAGAACTGAAGGTCTTGAATCTGGCCAATTGTTGAATATTGTATCACTGCGCAGCCATATAAAAAAAAGAAGCTAAGATTCAGTACTCTTCTATAATATATGCCTCACCTTGATGAGAGCATGTAATGTACAGAAGTCAAAAATAAAACTCTCAGCTTTATAATCTTTAACAGCAATTTATCGTTGACATATATCTAGAAGAAATTTAGCTGATATAATATACTAGTCGTCGCCTGAACTCGTCGCCTGAACCTTTGAGTGCGCACTAATTTTAAGTAAGCTTTATTTATCAACTCCTATTTTAAGTCAGTTAGTTTTAAGTACTGTAGAGAAAAGAGGTAAATAGTAATTACTTGCATATGCTCCATTTCTTTAGTTGACGGCCATCACTAACATGCAGGGCCTTCTGAACATCAGCTCTATTGTAGAACACTGTTGCATAATTATCAAGGCATGGATCATAACCACCAATAGTCCTCGGCATCTACATTAAAAGACATTTTTATATAAAAATCGTCATAGATATAATCATATTCAAATTGTAATCGCAATAGCCAAGTAGCACTCACCATGTTAGCAGACTTGGATTTATACATGACTTGTGCCATTGATTTGAACTCAGGTACAACCGGAACAGTGGTACAAGCTGGAGTGTATATACTATATATATCAATCACTTTATACTGAGTGAATACTTCGTCTACAGCATTAGTACATTTTTTATTATCCCACGTATCATTTCTTTTAAAATCACAGTTTTGAAGTATAGTTTTGTGGGTTTCCTCAGAAACTATAGCATGACTCCAAGCATAATCCACCAGACCTTGCCAATCTTCAGCATTTGATGTTTCAGGGTTTCCCAACTACATTTGTTTCATGATGTTTAAAAAGAAAAGTAAGAAATACTGTGTATGCATATATACAAATTTCATATgatcaattaacaaataaagTGAAAGATTTTTTATTACCAAGAAACCTTTTAGATCAATATACACCGaaggatttttctttttcatgtCATAAATTAACTCGGCCAGTTCAGGAACATACTTGCCTGTCAATTCATAATCATGTGCATCAGTAAATAGATACAACAGTTCAACATTTACTCCGGAATGCAAAAAAATTGCAGTCCGACAAATTCGCAGCTACTTGGTCTGGCCAACTTTTGCTGCGAATTTTTACTGCCATTCCAAAAGGCAAGAAAAACAGGCTAATTTTTCTGTGAAAATTTGCAGTCATTGTGCAATGACTGCAAAAATTGGCAGCATATGAAGCAAACTATTTGGAAAATTAACTTGTAGTTCAAACCTGCATAACTTTCTCCAGCAATGTAGAAACTCCGGTTTTGATATGATGGGAACTTGAGGAACCATTTTTGGAGGAAGTTATATGAATCATTGGCTagtagaaaatcaaagaaaaaacaaacatgtGTTAATTGTAGAAGTGGTTTGTTGTCGAAGCATGCACTGTCGAAAGAACATAAACAATAGTACTACTATGATTGACCGCGCGCTCACTAACCTGTGAAATCATCTCCAAGCTGGCTATAATCGGACGATGTATTGGAGTAAGAAAAACCAACTCCAACTGGGGATTCTAGAAATAACATGTTTGCTTCTGCAAAGATCAAAAAATTGTTAAATTGTTTTTAGTGGGCAAAGAGAATAAGAGATACCATCATTACAGATGCATTATATATGTGTATggtaagttgtagatattcattagCTGAATCAAAACCTCTATTCCATGAGTAAGGATTGGACTTGATTCCAGTTCCATCTTTATCCACAATGAAAGGACCAATCTCTTGTGTTGCTCCATATCCAACAGAAGAACAACCAGGACCTGATACAGAAATTATATATTAAACTTAGGAATTAGAGTATATTCAGTTTCTGGGCACATTGTCTAGTAGCTAGTCAGTGCGGAAAGTCCCATATGTGGATTGTCAGGCACCCTCAAAAAACAAGGTGCGAGGCCTACACCCAAGGGGTAGAATATTCTTTGGGAAGGCACGGTACTATAACCAACGGAGTTTTTTTCCTTACTCTAGTAAAACAACTACTCCGTTTTGTAAAGTGTGACGTCCCAGGCTAAAGTAAATACACAATCAAAGAACAGTAGTACTACtgagaaaatcataattaaatttgTACCTCCGTTTAACCAAAGGACCAAAGGTTTCTTCTCAGGTTGGCTTGAAGCCTCGTAAAACCAGTAAAAAAGAGCCCTGCCATTCTTTTCCTCGACCGTGACATAACCAGCATAATGTCTGAAATCAGCAAAGGCTTGAGTTGGTAAATCTGTAACAAGATCATTATGATACGCAGTGTATTCTACTCTTGAACGCGACCAAGGTCCATGACTTGCTGCTGCCTCAATCGCTAATGAATGGACAAGACAAGAAACTAAAACTAGTTTCGCAAACTTAAATACAAAACTCATGTCTtcaaaagatgatgatgatatacaTTGAACACACACATAGAGTCTCATCCATATTTAAAGGAAAAAATCATCCACTAATATGGTCAAGAAACAATATAAGGTAAATTTTGATTTGTTATTCAAGTTTCTTAATATATCTGGTGTTTCTTAATATATATATCTGGTCATCATTAAGGGAGCATGTATGCTGGATTAATTTGGTAAGATGTGTGTGATATCTGACGTGGGTTATAAGGGTAGTAGAAGATTAATTGAAGATGATTATTTTTTCTTTGCATGGGTTGTCATAGTGGTCAGTGGAGACTCCATTTCTATCTGTGGATTGTTGAATTCACATGCATGTATCATATACAGTATGAATCATTGAGGCCGCGAGATAGAGTTCCCGACATAAGACCAAGATCTGGACCCTGGAGGGAGTACTTGTAGGACTATCATCTTGGGGTGCAAGAAGTAGTCGAGTGAAGCCGTATTCGGTTTgagcttcttttcttttcttcttttataaTATACAACTAGCAACTGGGTTAGTGTCATCATTAATTTCCAGTCTTATTTGCAATACTTATTTCGCAAATTGAGTAGCTAAATTATTTAATAATTTTGCTATTGGTGCGATAAACTAACTGGGTACCTATAGGATTTCAACTTCTAATACTAACACTTCTTGTGAATTTTAGTCCCTTTTTGCGGTCCCAAAAGTGTAGTTACTTTTTTTGCCGTATCAAAATCCCATTAGCAGAATCCAAATGTATATTCTCATGATATTCTTTCAACATCACAAAGAGCCATCTAATAGCTTTTTGCTGAATTCCGTTATCTGTAAATATAAtggttccttttcttcttctaatgTAGTTAATTAGGTATGTACATCAAGTGGCCTAAGTTAAGTGTGGAAGTTTCAAAAAAGGTTAATGTGACATCAACAGACGGAGCTTCCGTATGCGTCATTTGTTACAGTGTCAAATCATCATTATCATTGTCGTTAATAGATAGGTTTTATGTTGTGGTTTAATTCTTGTGGATTCTGACTGGGGATAATGTTATAGAACTAATGAAGATGATGGGTGGTATTGGGGTGGCAAGGAAACGCAACAGCAATCAGAAAATCAGGTTATTGAACAATGACATGGATTTCAACTTTTAGTTCATAGTTGAGAAATGAAAGTGACAATATAAATTCATCTCTTTCATGGTCCTAACTTTCGCACTACATAAACATCTATCGAAAACACCAATAAATCCCACCTatcatgttgttttatttatAAGCATTCACACCAATAACATATGATTGAGATCACCTATTGGGGTAGAATCTGATTAGTGAATAATTAGGTTGTACTCATTGATATAAGTAAGATATAATTAAGGATCACCTATTGGAGTAGAATCTGATTCAGGGTAAAAGGTTGCACTCACGGAAATCTTTGTAGAATATACTAGATGATCGTGGGGGGCGACCAAGAAACAAAAGCTAGACCAAAAGCAAAAATCCACCAACAGTAAAGATATTAACAAAGACGGAAGACCATAGATTAAACTTCGAGGTTTTAGTCGGAACAAATCTAGTCCATAAACAAGTGTTTGATTcctgcttcaaaaaaaatcatTCCAAGTAATCAAAGTTTGCACGATGTTAAAGAATGCATGAAGATATATATACTAACATACACAAGAACAAATCTCTGATACCCCTACATAGAGATGTAAAACGTGCTAGCCCAGCGCAACCCGACTCACAAAGTTATGTGCTTACTGTGCTGCGTGCCGTGTTATGCCCAATATTTTGGCATGTTGTGTCGTGTTGTGTTAGAAGTCGTGTTGTGCTCTGCCATGTCAGAAAAATAACCATGGTGTGTTATACCGGCACATATATATTTTATGACACCTAAAAAAAATCAGACATTTTGGATATTATATGTATTATTATAGAAATAAATCAACTTAACAAAAACAAAATGTctaaaataagctaaaacaaagatttttttttgtgaaatatacataaAATGTGATTGCACCATATTGTGTAGTGTTTTATGCATGTTGTGACGTGTTTTTTTCGCATGTCGTGTTGTATTGTGACACATGTTGTGTTGTGACGTGTATTAACATGGCACATCATTACACAACTAAGCGATCATTATGTGCTATGCGTGCTAGGTCACGTGTTGTACTCGAATTTTACCGTGTTGTGATGTGCCATAAACGTGCGATACATTTTACACCTCTACCCATGCGCTCCTTCTACAAGCATGGTTAAACCTtggataaaatcacaaataacgCCTATCATTTCCATCAATATAATTGCATAACACCCTTGGTTAAATGAGTTGTGATGATAGATTACCAAGTTAAAGACGGGATAATATTCTTATTTTATGAATCTTTTGGTATTGGGTAAGTATAGGTTACATGAAAAGGGAAAAAGGAAACCCTAACCGCCTTCCTGTTCGGGTATGAATTTTCTTTGATCAGATCGAGCAAGGATTTCTCTGCAGATCATCGAGACCCAGGAATCCTTATGAGTCGAAAAGGACCAGCTCACTTTCTGGAATTTCACAATGATGGTAGGGATTCAGGACCAAAAGAGTTCACAGAAGAAGGTGGCTCGGGTGAACCATATTATACCATCAAGTTGGGGAGGACACATTTACACCGAATTCAAAGCTGGCTGCGCGCAGAAGTAGTTCTACCGCATAAATTCTGGGGAAATTATGGTAGGGTAAAAGAAAGCTTGAGAGCCGGAAAAACGCCTCCCATTCCTTTTTAGAAAAAGAAAGTCCCCTTGGGCCCGCTAAACAAGGTAAGAAAAGAAATATTATTTCAATGGCTTTTCACCATAATCCTACTTTTATAGGATAGTACGTTTAGAGATTTGAAGTTTTCTTATGGCGGATTGAGATATTGTAAGggaatttctttttctttgatcatAAATCCATATGTTTCATCAATATTTGTACTGATGCGATTCaaaacatgttagagcattgctcggttgaacccaccaagcattggtatgtcaagtttgcttgtcatatttagtatcaaaactcaattacagtcgcttgattaaaattactagagtcaacttcgtttaggttagactagaaagtctaggaatgttgagacatacaagtattactatgaagacctgaagaacatgaagacgtatcgactataacgaagacatcatccttccacttaaggttagtgatactgagcacttgacttgtttcctttcctatcgtttctttcaagtcgtttaagattgaaaatataacatgcgaggttatatatatgataccctagtattagacttggtcatattagtatgatcaaagtgtcaaggaagtatattgagttacgaagtataatgtttatcttttgaacttcgcaaacgcaacatcgacataatctatgtgttagagcatagctcggtcaacctcgcatgcgttgctatctcaagcatgtttgtcaatgttagtgatcaaaactataagtcttgatttctagcctacatagctaagtctcggactaggataaaaaagtgtagttgagatcaaggacttcatggcgattcatcatacaacgacgaagatctatacaaggaaccgtgaaacttcatcaacaaaaaggtatgtggagacttgaacttatctatcactcaaaagtctatctcttctatctcctacttcttatgagacaaaagtcgtatgttatatagactagatcatacacatttgacatttcgatctgagcattcattgcttatcttttatctcgaaatcgtgtgttggtaaagcgtttcgctttgatcaagtttatcttcacctagtaacgaaagtcatgaaaagtttcaatcactttgagaattgctctgacgtgaatcggtatgtgaataacggctacatagcgtcctctgagaatgtctcaatgattgaaatgagagtttagattacataaccatgtattccttgaaccgaagttttcgaactttgttgatcaagagaaatcaggaggactgtggaattggcttgccaagtccgcgaactgtcggaagttctcgaccgagaatttctgctgggattttcaaaactcgtctgtgtgctaagtccgcgaactggcgaaagttctcatcccgagaatttctgctgagtttggaaaactcaaccgattaacttaagtccgcgaacttgtttgtgaacttaagaggttaggatctaaagatgtgctctgaatatgaaacattaaattactaaggaatgctttatgaaaaccgtggctataatgttcatgagacgattcaatcgaatcgaaacatctttatttcaattgtgtcttgtgtagttacataagatctcatagcaattgaacaactctgtaactagttcatttgagtcagttgaactagttatggtgaagaagaacaaggttaatatgaaatgctcatatggttaaccttttgggttactatgttgaaccaacatacatgtacacgtttgggcatggttttcacaaacccaataaacgtctacccaagtgtgtgtgacaagctaagtttttgatctaacggttgagaaatattagcttgaatataaatcaggttttcatctaacggtaaacatggattgctttgtaactaaggcaaaacgcTGAttggaaggctatataaaggagacatctagcattgtgcaaaactaatacccacacgtctgtgtgctactagtgcgcccgctagagtcgatctccattaacctttgattttcttttctaaaatcaggttaaggacttaaagacttcattgggattgtgaagccagaccgatactactttatcgtagttgtgtgatatgatcttgcatcttctatcatacgagtacaatcgattgattggcttgagatcgtgagagttctccggtaggcaagatatataagtcacaaacatcttcgtctcattgtttgtgattcctcgacaatccgcttgtgtagtcaggaaggattgtagagaggtgattgattaatctaggatgttcttcgggaatagaagaccgggttatcaattggttcatgttaccttgattttatatctaaagacggaacaaaacctagggtttatctgtgggagacagatttatccttttatagacttttctgtgtgagacagatctgtttataatcaagtctgtgattttgggttacaa
Above is a genomic segment from Papaver somniferum cultivar HN1 chromosome 10, ASM357369v1, whole genome shotgun sequence containing:
- the LOC113319232 gene encoding serine carboxypeptidase-like 32, which encodes MRLYVCVQCISSSSFEDMSFVFKFAKLVLVSCLVHSLAIEAAASHGPWSRSRVEYTAYHNDLVTDLPTQAFADFRHYAGYVTVEEKNGRALFYWFYEASSQPEKKPLVLWLNGGPGCSSVGYGATQEIGPFIVDKDGTGIKSNPYSWNREANMLFLESPVGVGFSYSNTSSDYSQLGDDFTANDSYNFLQKWFLKFPSYQNRSFYIAGESYAGKYVPELAELIYDMKKKNPSVYIDLKGFLLGNPETSNAEDWQGLVDYAWSHAIVSEETHKTILQNCDFKRNDTWDNKKCTNAVDEVFTQYKVIDIYSIYTPACTTVPVVPEFKSMAQVMYKSKSANMMPRTIGGYDPCLDNYATVFYNRADVQKALHVSDGRQLKKWSICNDTIFNNWPDSRPSVLPIYKKLIEAGLRIWVYSGDTDGRVPVLSTRYSLDTLGLPITKPWRPWYHQKQVSGWVQEYKGVTFATFREAGHAVPLFKPSESLAFFSYFLSGVSPPSKPF